A region of the Penicillium psychrofluorescens genome assembly, chromosome: 6 genome:
ATTCAGGACACAGTGGAAGACCAATCAATAAGATCAGAGGAAACAGCCACTGCAATGCGAAAGGGGCACGATAAGCGTAATGATCCGAGCGAGCCCCGTACGCATTAATCATTCCATTAGCAAGCAGCTGGCCTAATGCAATAAATAAGTTGACGCCAGACGTGACGGCACCTCTGAGAACCACAGGCACAACCTCGGAGCAATAGCTAGCAGCTACCGTCTGGTAGAAGCCTAGACTGATACCATTGACAATCTTGCCGGCCAACAAGAGACCGTTCGTCCCTGCAAAGAACTGAATAAAAACGGCACCTGTTGAGATGACACATGCAAGACCCAGTGCTGCACGTCGTCCAATACGATCCGAAACCCATCCGCACGCGAGGCCACCGAAAAACCCACCGATGGCGGATGCCGAGTTGAATGCAGACTGCCAATTCGCAGGTAAGATAAACTGTCCGTCTGGAGCGACGTAGCCAAAGTCCTTGCGAAACTGTGGCGATCCGAGTAATCCGCCTCCTATCTGGGCATCGTAGCCCCTAGAAAAATCAGCCCACAGCCCATGAACCGAGGTCGCTGCAGCGGAGCTGGCAGCTTACCATCCAATGACAGAAAGTCCAAAGAAAAGCGCCCAGCTCACTGCCTTTTTGTAGGTTCGCAAAGCAGACCGTATACTGCGCTCGTGCTCAGTTTGAATGAAATTGGCCGACCGCACATGTTGCTCCGCGACCGGCTTCCCCTCGACGTGGTCGATTGCGCCGTCTGTCACTGAAATGTCACTATTCTGAGCCATTATAGAAGTTCAGGGACCATGGGGCCCAGAATTCGGAGGCCGATGATCATTTTATGTTTTGGTGATCCTCCGCACAATCCGGGGAGAGCTACTAGAGACTCCACACTTGCATCCGTCTTAGTTCCGCTTTACTTCCATCCCAGCGGAGATCTGGCTCCCCACTCCTCGATCGGGATGAAGTGTTAGCTTCGCCATACGAATTTCCACGGTAAAAAGAAATGAAATGTTCGAGATCTATTTATACCGGTCATAGAAAGTTTTCACAGACTGGCGAAACTCCGACATCGTTCGAAAAATATCAGGTCGAATCTAGCGAAAACAATGTCTACTTTCAAAGCCCTAGCAGGCTCTGGGAAGCGGAGATGCTCGATTTCCATTGATCCACAGCGAATCACAGGCGCAATTGACAAGCGGATATATTCTGGCTTTATTGAGTAAGCCACGGCTACGTTAAAACTTTGCCTACATGACGCTGAACAGGAAATCAGACATATGGGGAGAGGGATCTATGGGGGAATTTACAGCAAAGACTCCCCACTATCTGATGGCAATGGGTTCCGCCAGGATGTTCTCCAAGTTCTGAGAGATGAGCTCAAAATCCCCCTCGTCCGATACCCAGGGGGGAACTTCACTGCGACCTATCACTGGAAAGACGGAATTGGTCCTTGTGACAAAAGGCCCGCGCGGTATGGGGCCTTTTTCCATGTGCAAATAAATGTATTGACAAGTGATAGACTTAATATGGCTTGGGGCGGGGTGGAGAACAATGAATTTGGAACAGATGAGTTCATGCGATGGTGTGCTCAAGCTAAAGCAGAACCGTGTATCTGCTTGAATATGGGCACCGGTAATGACCTATCCCTTGACTATTGCTTTTTCAAACTAATTTCATTGGCTACAAGGATCTCTGGATGAAGCGATGGAATGGTTAGAGTATTGCAATTTGTCCAGTGACTCTTATTTCGCGCAGCTTCGCAGGGTAAATGGACGAGAAGAGCCGTACGGCGTGAAATACTGGGAGCTAGGGAATGAGACGTATGGAGACTGGCAAGTCGCTCAAAGCTCCCCAGCTGAGTATATGTCAAAGGCTGTCCAATGGGCAAAGGGTAAGTACGTTTATGCTTCGTTCTGGAACCTGGCTGATTAAAACTTTGATGCAGCTCTTAAGAGAATTGATCCTTCCATCCAACTGATCTTATGCTGCGCGAATGGATTCGGAGAATGGGAGCGAATTGTGATCAACGGTGCAGCGCACTACGTGGACTATGTATCGATCCATAACTTCACTTACTCTAAGGATCCGATGCAGAATTCAACAGCTCCATATGTGGCTGAGAAGGGTATTCAAATCACGACGGCGTTGATCGATCTAGCATTCATCGAGCACCACGAGCGCCTGCCCATTCCACCTCCCTCGAGGCCAAAGATCTGCTTCAACGAGTGGAATGTTTGGGATATGGAGGGTGCGCCAGGTGATTTGGGATCTGAACAGGTTTATACTTTATCAGATGCTCTTGGAGTGGCAAGCTGGTTGAACGTGTTCGTACGCAACGCGCAACATGTCGGTATTGCCAGCCCCGCGCAGAGTGTGAACGCTATTTCGCCGTTGCATGTGCATTCCGAGGGCGTGCTCAAACATGCCACCTACCCAGTCTTTTGGCTCTTCGCGAATTTCATGCAGGGGTCTTCTCTAAATATTCATGTCTGCAGCGAGAAGTACCAAGGGCCTACGACACCAACGTGGCTTCAGCATGCCCAGGCCATGCCGTTTTTGGACGTTGCAGGCACAATCGACCATACGACACAAGAACTCAATGTGGTAATTGTTAATCGGCACCTGGAGCCCAAGGATCTTGATTTGCAAGTCGTTGCCTCGAGTGCCCATTATGTCCCACTCCAGCGAATCGAGGTGGCCGGGGAGGATCTTTGTGCTTTCAATAGCATTGAAAGTCCCGATATTATACGGGCTGTAGACTGTGGACCATTTCCTTCGAGTTCTATCAGACTCCCAAAGCATTCTGTAACTCTGTTGAGATGGAAGATATCTTGAGCTCCCCTCAAGTAACCCACGATGTCGAGGACTTGGGTATTCTAGAAGTTTGATATGATTTTGTTCGTTCTTTTTTGTGTTGCTGATCTTACCTATTTCTCACACTCTCATTTCAACCGCTCTATATAATTGCCCGCGATTTCCAATGTCTTTTTCGTCCTGAGTATCTCCATATCTATTCAAACGCTTCGACCTGGACCGCCTCCCGCCCAATAACAGCATACCCACTCTCGCCGCGGGTCACATCAACAAAAGACCCCTGTCCGTCGCCACAAGACCAAGCACAGTCACGTTGGCCATAGATCTCAACTTTCTCAACGGTACCCACCTGGTTGAAGGTACGCTTGCGATCAGAAGCCCAGCACAGCATCGCGCCCGCCTTGACAAAGACGTAAATGCGGTCCAGAGGAGCCAAGTCAAAGTCGACCCACTCGCCGCGGCTGACGAGCTTCTTCTTATCCCAAAAGCCGTACCAGGTGCCGGCAGGAAGGTAAATAGCGTGCTTGCTGGCCTCGGCCTGAGGCTGCAGGGTCGGGGCGATCATCAAATCTGACCCGAACATGTACTGACCTTCAATGCCCCAGACGTTGCGGTCTTCTGGGTACTCGAGCACAAGACCGCGGACCACGGGCAGACCGGTCTTGGTGCTAAACTGGGCTTGCTCAATAATATAAGGCAGCATGCGGTATCGCTGGCGCATGAAGGTGCCCACGATCTCAACAGCCTGCTCGCCGAAGAACCAAGGCTCGCGGCCGTTCTCGTCACCAGCGCCGTGAGAGCGGACGTGACTGCTGAAGACAGCCAGTTGAGCCCAACGAATGTACAGCTCGGGAGTCGGCTTGCCTATGAAGCCGCCCAGGTCGTGGCTAAAGAAAGCAAAGCCACTCAGCCCGATCGACAGGGTCGCCCGCAGACTACCCTGCAGCGCGGACCAGGAGCACTGAGAGTCGCCGCCCCAATGAACAGGGTAACGCTGACTGCCTGCGGTGCCGCCCCGGGCCCACTGAGCAGTGTCGGTGCTGATCTTCATCACATGTTTGCGCACGGTGGCGTTGTAGACCAGACTATAGAGGTTGTTGAAGCGACGTCCATCAATGTTAAGGTAGGAAACTTCGGCGGGGATGCAGTCACCAAAATCAGTTTTGATGGCAGATGCGCCCTGCTCGATCAGAtgctcgatcttcttgccgTACCAGTCGGCGGCTTCAGGATTGGTAAAATCGATGACCAGATCGTCGGTCTTCCAGCCGGTCGTATCATTGGGGTAGTAGTGGAAGTCCTTGCTGCGGGTTCCATCGGCCTTGATAGCATGTCCGAGGAAATCTCCCTCGCGAGCGTCTACAAAAAGCGAGTTGTCCTCTCGAGGAGGTACAAAGTTGTACTGCCACAGGGAGGTGCGAATTCCCTGCTCCTTCAGGATCGCCATGTGCTTCTCGGGCTCGGAGAAGCGGTCACCGAACTTGAGATCGGGGTTCCAGTCCTCCTGAAACCAGGCCGTGTCGAGGTGGATCACATCGAAAGGAAGATTAACCTcgtcggccttcttgacaATCTCGTGGACCACGTCCCAGGTTTGATAAGAGTTGCGGCTCATCCACAGACCGAAAGACCAAATAGGAGGCATGGGCGCAGTACCGGTGAGGTCGCTGGTGTACCTGCGCAAAATTTCCTTGGGAGAATGACCAGCCAGAATGAAGTAGTCCATATGCTTCTCCTCGGTGCAGAAGCCAATGCTACCAGCCTCGCTCATGCCTATATCCCATTCGCTCCGGGCTATTGAATTCAAGAAGCAGCCGTATCCGTTTGTACTCCAGAAGAAGGGAACATTGATGTATGTGCGAGTGTTGCTAGTGCCAATAGCGTCGTGGTTGACAAAGTCTACAGGGCGGCCGCGCCGCTCTACACTGTCGAAGCGCTCACCGAGACCGAAGACACGCTCCTGCGGATCAAGGGTGAATGATTCGAAGACAGCCTCGCGACCTTGGTGGGAGGCAATCGAGCAAGGAATAATATCGCTAGTGAACAGATCGCTGAGACGCTGCTTCCAAAAGGGGGTAGCTGCGCCTGGCAGGTATCCAAGCAGGCGGAATGGGCTCGACTGCACGATCACACGGACGCTGGATGTACATAGCTCGAGATTGCCGTTACTGGCGCTCAGGGAGAAAGTTGAAGGGACGATCTTGGGGATATTCGACAGCATGCGTGCCTCGGGAGGAGGGAAAGCCGGGTCATCGGTCAAGGTATCCAGAGTGCTCTGCTGGCCAGCATAGCGCACACGGAAAATGTGATCAGTTACAAAGAAAACCTCGTAGACGAGCTCGCCGAAGGAgttttcttccttgatgaACTGGTGCATCACCGAGTCGTGGGTCTGAGCGGTGCGGTGCGTCTGGTGCACAGTGCGCACCTTCAGACGCAGCACGTTGTCCGAGAAGCTGTGCTCCAGGACTTTGTCGGCCCACATGAACTGGACATTCTCACCATCACGAAAGAAGTTTGGACCAGCTGCGCGCTGAGTGGCCTCCGTAGTCGGGTTGGGTTTGACGGTGCTGCCAGAGGCACGCTGGGGAAATGTGCGGTCGTCCTCCATGGCGTATGAGCTAGCTCGTGAGCCTTGAATGAGAGTAGTTTCACGCAGTTGCTCTGGTCAACAGAACATAGAAAGAATTGTTTTATAACCGGAGCTTTGAGCTCCCCTACAATTGCACATAGACTTTTGAAATTGACCCCATCGCCAAAGTCATCGATCGTCGGCGCTCTTCACTGCATTTGGAAGTCTAAATCCACGGCACACATCCAACGCGGAATGATAAAACCTTCCTGAAGCAGCATAAGAAAGCGAAAAGCAGACTAGTATGGGGCAAGCGCCGGAGAATGCGCATGGAGCCGATCGAAGCGATATTAACAGAGAAATCGGGGTAAACCCCACACCAAACCGAGCAATCGGACCGTCGGGTCAACGTTGGCGTCTAGCGGCTGGTCCCGCGCTTTCCATTTTGGATACGGAGCAACAGTTTAGCTCCTCACAGCCCCGGATTTTCTTCGGGACGTCTCAGCGTAGTCCGAGGGACCTTGACTGTGGCGTTAGTGAGTACCTTATTTGGTGTTGACTGGTAGCCGCCATTTCAACGTATATACTTAGGAAGCAGGCCAATGCGAATATTAACATGGAACTAATAATAACGCTACCCTCCCTGAGGTTTATCTAACACTGAATATCATGGAAACTGAGTGTAAGGCAGCGACTGCTGAGCAACACAATCCCGATACCCAGCATATCGAAGACCTCTTCCGCCCTCAAATCACCGAGGGcaacaaggagaagcaggTTGCCTCAGTCAGCTTCCAGAATGCACTAGCTCAGGAGCAGCTAAATCCGTGGTGTCGGAGCTCTTTTGCTCTCTACGGGGTCATTGTCGTCACTACGCTGAGTATGTGTTGCTTTCTGGTGTAGCGAAAAGAATGATACTGACGTCGTGATTCACTTAGACTGTTGCATGAATGGGTTCGACGGTACACTCATGAGCAGCATAAATGCCATGCCCTACTTCCACAGCCACTTCGGTACAGCCATGGAAGGTAGTGGCACGGGTCTGTTGTTCTCCATCTACTCCTTCGGAAACTTGGTCGGCGCAGCCTTTGCAGGCCCCCTTTCTGATCTTTTTGGGCGTCGCATCGGCATGTTCACTGGATCTCTTTTCATAGTTCTTGGTGCTATCCTTGAAGCAGTTGCCAGTGATGTAAAGCTTTTCATGGGTGGCCGGTTCTTGATCGGTCTGGGAGTCAGTCTAACCAATGCGGCGGCCCCTGTTTACCTGGTCGAAGTTGCCTTTCCGCAATGGCGTGGTCTCTTTGGTGGCCTGTATAATGTTTGTGGATATTACATTGGAGCTATTGGTGTCTCGAGTCCACCTTACAGTTGAAGTATCCTTAACTAATATGTGTCAATAGTGTGCACCTGGACGTCTTATGGAACTGGTTTCCTTGCGTCCAACTGGTCTTGGAGGGCTCCAGTCATCGTTCAGACTGTTCCGTCCTTGATCATTATCTCCACGGTTTTTTTACTCCCCGAGAGTCCTCGTTGGCTGTGGGCGGCAGGAAAGCAAGAACAGGCCCGCAAGATGCTCGTCAAGTACCACGGCAGTGGCAAGGAAGATTCGCCTCTTGTCAACTGGGAGTGTGCTCAAATTGAGGAGGACTACCACTTCGAAATTGAGACGGGTGGCCGCCGTTGGTGGGACTTCAAAGCGCTGTTCGACACGAAGGCCAACATTTATCGACTTTGGCTGATCTTCCTAGTCTCGGTCTTCTCCCAGTTCATCGGTGGCTCCGTTATTAGTTATTTCATGCCGGTCATGCTGGAGAACGCCGGAATCACCAGCCCAAGCCAGCAGCTGCTTATGAATGCCATCAACACGGTCCTATCTTTCATCAGTGGTCTCATTGGAACCCTCTTTGTTGACCGGTGGGGTCGTCGCCAGATGTTCCTGTGGGGAACGTTCATCACTGGCCTCATCTACATCCCCATAAATGTTCTTGCATCTTTCCCCTTGCCTGACATTACCCAGAGTATGGGATACGGCTTCATCGCCTGTCTCTTCCTCTACGGCATTGTCTTCGCCTTTACCTGGTCCACGCTGCAGGCCTTGTACCCCGCAGAGATCCTTCCCAACAACGTCCGTGCAAAGGGCATGGCTTTCCAGGGCGTCATCAGCGCTGCTGCTAACTTTGTGAATTTCTACGCGACGCCGACTGCCCTGAAGAGCATTGGTTGGAAGATGTACACAATTTTTTGTTAGTCTATGATATATCCTCTGACCGAGCTAATATTGTGACTGACTCTGCGTCACAGTGGTATTTCACTTCATCGAATTCACCCTCATGTTTTTCACCCtccccgagaccaagggtCGCTCCATCGAAGAGATCACCCACATCTTTCACAGCTCCAACCCCGTTAAGGAATCACTACGAAAGACGACTATTACGGTATACGAGAAGGACGGTGTCAAGGAAGTTGCTGCCGATATGTCTTAACGTGCTTATGCTTTGTGCATGGGACagaacgagaagaaaaacgTCGTTCGACATATATAAAGAGTTTGGACCCCCAGTCCGAAATTGAGAGCTCCACTACTTCTTAACACATCAATGTGGCACCGGTTTCCGGAAGTAGTACTATATAATCAAAGCCCCCGGCTTTTCGCTTCCGCCCACTCATGCTCCAAAATCCCCATGGAAATCCgatcccaccaccgccccTCTTTCCACAAGGactctctttgtcttcccTCAGCCACAAAACCGAGCCTTTCGTATATCTTCCGCGCCCGCTCGTTCCATTCGAACACTCCCAGTTCAACACGATGTAGCCCGGCAGTCAAGAAACACCAATCCAGTAGCCATGAGACAGCCTCCGGCCCATATCCGTTTCCCTGGTGCTCCGGTACAATAGAAATTGCAAAATTGGTTGATCGATTTTGGATGAAAGAAGCCTTTGGAGCTCTGACCACTATCACCCCGATGGGCTTGGGTTCTTTCGGAGATGGGTCGTGGCCGGAGAGATCATCAGACTGAAACTCGGGAATTTTGCAGATAAAAACAGACAAAAGAGCTTGGGGCTTAATGTCTTTGAGAATCTGTTTCGTTTCCGCGGTGCTGAGAGGTCGTTGCAGAGAGGTTTCCGTCATGGAAGAAACTTGCGGGTCGTTATAGAGCTCGTGGAAGAAAGCTTCGTCTGCTGGGTTGTCCTCCTCTACAGCCCGGTAGAGAAGACGCTTGGAGCGAAAGGGTTCGTAATTCATTGATTTGCTGCTTGACACTATGTAGATGTGTCAGGTCCATGGGGGATCAAGGTTGAGACTTTGAGCTCCTTGATAGAACAGCAGTGCTTCTGCTTGAGTAGCGGCCCCCAGGCAGCTACTTAGCCCTACAAAGTTGCCTGTATAAGGAGATAAGGGCTGGAATTTCTTACTCCTTTCAAATCTAGTTAGAGCACTAATAACTGTGCTGCCTTCCGGGGAGGTAAAGAAGCTAGGCGCAGCCAAGCTTGGGGTGAAGATCAGAATGCGTTGCGAACGTGATGTTGTTATCCATATAATACCTTCGGCTCAACAACAATCCGTCAGTGATGAGGTAGGATGTGCACTATTGACAAAGTTGGCTAAGGTCAAGCCAATTAAATAGCCTTCAAAACGTGTCCGGATTTCCACACTAGGGCGGATATGAAGAGTCACGAGCCCATTTCGGGTATAGTGTGGCTCCGTAGCCGGCCAAATATCAATACTGTCAATAACCGGTGATCTTGCTGCACGCGACATTGCACGACTACCATGATTTTGATACAATTTCTAACTGAACACTCCCAGAGAAGCCGTGTCCAATTGTCATCTTCGCCTAGAACAGCTAGCTAATcatgggatggatggaagatTACCTCCGCTCAAGACGGTATACATAGAGGCACATAGAGACGGAGGCGAAGTAGGAGAGGTAAAAGAGACAGTATAGGTACAGGGTGGGTGACGCAATGCATCaggagaaaaggaaagcCAGTGAGACAGGCAGACACTGCCACCGTCAAAAACGAGCGGCGAGTTCATGAGGACCACcaaagaaggaaaagggtAAGGTTGGAGAAGAACCAACGTGGTTAAAAGATCAAAGGCCAAGAGACCCAAGGTAAACCAACAGATAATCAAAACACCAGAGAAGTTCGCAAATGGGTATACAGCGGATAAACCTTCGAGCCATGAGGtaaagaggaaaaggaaaaggaatCTCAGCGCCTACCCAACTGGGGAAGAGGCGCTAGAAAGGACTGTTGGTTTTGTGTGTTCGTCTCAGTACATTCAGAAAAATAGTGTAAGGAAAATAGAGGCTGTCGTGAGTcaatgaagatgaaaagagAAATTCAATCTATCGCTAATGTGTTCAAGTTCGGGTGGAGGGTTTCATGCGGTGAATGGCCGTGAGGATACGCCGCCTTCCTTCCTTGGAATGAAACGGCCAGCATCCGAGGCCAAAAGGCGAACAGGCAGTAGGTTTCTGGGTGAGGAGATGCGCGCGGTGGAATTATCCGGGGTATCGTGGTCCTCGTCATCCGGGACAACTTTGACGCTACCACTGACGGATGCGGAATGGAAGCGAGAGCTGAGCGGGAGCTGGTACTTCACCACGCCGCGGACGATCAGCTCAAAGGGGTGTTGGAGGACGCGCTCCCAGCGCTCTgtgccgccttcttcggtCTTGTTGCCGGGTCGGGCGAGACGGATTTGGCCCTTGGAATTGGAGACCAGGTGGTTCCAGGGGGATGCCTCGAAGGATAGGGGCGAGTCGAAGTGGAATACGCGGCCGAGCAACATTGTCTGTGGGTCCCCACTGGGATCGGCGATGGGATCGGTGCCTCTGTCAACGCCGCCGTCGGTATGTGATGCACCGGACATGGCGTCCTTCACACAGTCCATGTTACCCAGACAGCGCACCATCTGTGATAATTTCCAGCGGCGTCGACTTTGTTCCACGCGCGGGAAGTGGTCGAGTGCGCCATCTGAACCATGCTCCCGCCAGAGCTTGTCTGTCCCGACATATCGGCTCTTGGCAAAGATGTTAAAGTCGGTGTCGTCAATCGTCACAGGGAAAAGATTCGGATTCGCTGCTTGGACATTGAGGTCCAGCATGATCTCCTGTTCCGTGGCGAGCACGTTCTGGACGGCAATGATTTCAACATCAAGTAGGGACCTGGTGGCCGCAACAATGAATGAGGCAGCACCACCGGCGACaatcaacatcaacaagaTGATGATCACACATGAGCTATATCGTGACAGATATCCGTGTTGTCGCTGCGCCATGTACTCCATTTGGCGCGCACTGGCGCTATTCGGCCGTCGGCCACGGCTGCGAATGGCGCGTGGTGTGCCCACCAAGGGTGTGCGTTCATCGTCCGCCCCCTCTGCATCGAAGTCATATCCATAGATTTCGCCCGCCTTCTTGGAGCTATTGATGCTCTTGTAGTTGGGCGAAGCGCGATTATTGCTGTGCCTCGCGTGCCGGTATCCACCTCCAATAAAATGCCGCGGAGACTTGACATGAGACTGAGCCTGGGGGAAAGGCGAGTCGCCGTCAAAAAGGGACGGATGCACTGCATTGCGATTGTGACGGCCAATATTATGTCGCGGAGTGAGCGTCCCGCTTGCGTCAACCCTCGAGGGGTTTCGGTTTCcatcggcctcggcagcTTCACCATCCACGCTGCTGTTGTAGGTGTTGTTCGTGAATTTCATGCTACGCTTGCCTGTCACACTGTGGGCGCCATCGCGGATGGCCCCACGTGCACGACCAGCCAGTTGATCCACTTGACTCGCCATGGAGGTGGCGCTAGGCGTGCGGGAATGGTACCGGTTTTGTCGAGGGGGGTAGGGATCGGGTGGGTTAGATTCATAGACAAAGGTCTCGTCAGAGTCGGAGGCATCAGCCTCATCCACCGCACTGGCAACTTTGGCTTCGAAGACATCTGCCTTGCTTGACAGCGGGCCGCTCGTCAAGTTATTTTGTCGACgattgttcttctttttgtctttgcgAGGCCGGATCGTCTCAGTTGATGGTTTCATGCGCAGAGAACCTTGATCCGATCGACCGGCATTGCCTCGTTCACCGGACGGGACTCCCAAGGACACTTGAGGTATTGAGCTGACCGTCTCTGTTTCGACGATCATATTGCGGACCGAGCCATCAGCGGGCTTCCCACGAGCGCCAGCGCTAAGCGAGGTGGAAGACCGTTGCGGCATTATAGTCCCCGATGTTTTCGCGGGGCCTGAAGGACGACATTGTGGATCTTCCTCCTTTGTCCCCGAGCTGCGGTTGCCACCACTATCGCTGCCGCTTTCTGCGCCCTGCTTTGAGGCTCGCGGGGTCGCATCTTCATCGATCTTGTGCAACCGAGACTCTACCGGGGTTGCCGGCTTGACGGAGGTATCACTGGACGGAGTGGACGGATTACTCGTCATCTCCTGAACCGTTTCCAGGGAGGATCCTTGCCCACTGACGCCCCTTGTAACCGCCCGGGGTGTGCTGCGGTCCGTCTTGGAACCATGCTCCTCTGACGGCGGCAGCGTGGACCGTTTGTGTGAGGTATTCGGGAGATTGGGATCTTGATCCGGGCGACGGcttccagcccatgatggCATGTTGGAATTTTCGGGAACATTGGCTGATGGTTCGGTAGTGGATGAGGGAGAAAGGACGGGGGTGTTGCCCAGCTGGGCCTGTGTCGGGGATGGTGTCGTTCGGCCTGATGTCTGACTAGTGGTCGACCGGGTGGGACTGCTGCGATCTTGACTCTGACTGCCTTTGCGTGTTTGAGAGGGCACTCGGCTGGCCGTGGGAGAATGTGCAGTACGAGATCGAACGGGTGAGTTTTCGCGTGAGGAAACGGCGGAGTTGGAGGCAGACGCCGGGTCAGAGGAGGTCCGCAAACTGGGTGTGAGTTTTGGCACTTGGGACATGGCCTGAGGCTGGGATTTAACAGCGGCCGGCCGCAGCGGTTCCTTCATGTCACCATCGGCGCTCGACCGGTGCGCCGGGTCCGACTCTTCATCCTTGTTCCCGTCGGAGGCGCCGTTCAGGTAGGGCGGCCTCTCAGACTCCGCAGCCATGGTCGCTATCGAGTCAGAATTGGCCTGACACGATGTGTACACAAGTCAGGGGACCCGAGAGGATGCCAGCAAGTTGGGCAGCGACGCGGGGCCTAAAAAGGGAGGATCCTGAAGATGCAAGGTGTCACACTAGGCAAGCAGATCCAACGATGTGTGAGATGTGTTGCTCTATATTGTGGTTATTGACAACGGAACGATTCGGGAGCGAATGGGATGTGTGTGTCAAGCGATCTGTCGCGCAGATACAAGTCGTTACACCAGTGACGATGCAAAGGAGCGAATAGCCGAAGACCACATGCTGTTGACGGAAAACGGGATCCTGTTCAGAGGCGGAACCGGCTGCAGGCAAGTGGGAACTGGGGTTAGGAGGGAGAGGTAGTTTTTGAGAAGTGGAGTTAATGTTGTTGTCTGTTTAGGCCGGTGGATGCCGAAGGGTCGCGCTGACGGCAGCCGTCACTTGAGCCGTTGCTTTATTTCCTGGGGGGGCCAGGTGCACCAACGTCGCCTAGAACCAGTCTCGGGGGCCGGGGGCTGATCTGGTTGGTAGATGGGGGGGGGACCGCCGATCTGGGTAAGCGTTTGGGCCAAACGATACGAAAACAAGGCCTTAGGGGAGGAAGTGTGGCGTATCTCCGCGAGAACCGAGAGAAGTCGGTGACCACAACCCT
Encoded here:
- a CDS encoding uncharacterized protein (ID:PFLUO_009132-T1.cds;~source:funannotate) is translated as MAAESERPPYLNGASDGNKDEESDPAHRSSADGDMKEPLRPAAVKSQPQAMSQVPKLTPSLRTSSDPASASNSAVSSRENSPVRSRTAHSPTASRVPSQTRKGSQSQDRSSPTRSTTSQTSGRTTPSPTQAQLGNTPVLSPSSTTEPSANVPENSNMPSWAGSRRPDQDPNLPNTSHKRSTLPPSEEHGSKTDRSTPRAVTRGVSGQGSSLETVQEMTSNPSTPSSDTSVKPATPVESRLHKIDEDATPRASKQGAESGSDSGGNRSSGTKEEDPQCRPSGPAKTSGTIMPQRSSTSLSAGARGKPADGSVRNMIVETETVSSIPQVSLGVPSGERGNAGRSDQGSLRMKPSTETIRPRKDKKKNNRRQNNLTSGPLSSKADVFEAKVASAVDEADASDSDETFVYESNPPDPYPPRQNRYHSRTPSATSMASQVDQLAGRARGAIRDGAHSVTGKRSMKFTNNTYNSSVDGEAAEADGNRNPSRVDASGTLTPRHNIGRHNRNAVHPSLFDGDSPFPQAQSHVKSPRHFIGGGYRHARHSNNRASPNYKSINSSKKAGEIYGYDFDAEGADDERTPLVGTPRAIRSRGRRPNSASARQMEYMAQRQHGYLSRYSSCVIIILLMLIVAGGAASFIVAATRSLLDVEIIAVQNVLATEQEIMLDLNVQAANPNLFPVTIDDTDFNIFAKSRYVGTDKLWREHGSDGALDHFPRVEQSRRRWKLSQMVRCLGNMDCVKDAMSGASHTDGGVDRGTDPIADPSGDPQTMLLGRVFHFDSPLSFEASPWNHLVSNSKGQIRLARPGNKTEEGGTERWERVLQHPFELIVRGVVKYQLPLSSRFHSASVSGSVKVVPDDEDHDTPDNSTARISSPRNLLPVRLLASDAGRFIPRKEGGVSSRPFTA